In Myxococcus stipitatus, the following are encoded in one genomic region:
- a CDS encoding isopenicillin N synthase family oxygenase, which translates to MSSDVAGAKDGVVVLDYAKLMDGADLSADIERAYGYDGIGLLVVRGIPGLVELRQGLLPLGFRFAALPNEVKDRYVHARSSYSFGWSHGKEVLKPGQFDEFKGSYYNNPQYDSPQVDAALVEKYPENYLPNVWPDADFPALRPAFQSLGRKMVEVGLLVASQCDRYVKSRLGDRLSPDAQLERTIRESRACKARLLYYFAINEDSTPRTRDSWCGWHSDHGSLTALCPAMYFDAEPGAAEPGRQDIPVPDPEAGLYVRTRGGEERKVVVPKDCLAFQIGESAQIVTGGLLRSTPHAVQALAHPASRNISRSTFAVFMQPDNEEHLRPPEGTNPEELRVGAFQPGMTFGDFARATFAKFYNPYA; encoded by the coding sequence ATGAGCAGCGACGTGGCTGGAGCGAAGGACGGAGTGGTGGTTCTCGATTACGCGAAGCTGATGGACGGGGCGGACCTGTCCGCCGACATCGAGCGCGCGTATGGCTATGACGGCATCGGACTGCTGGTCGTGCGAGGCATCCCCGGGCTGGTGGAGCTTCGGCAGGGGCTCCTGCCGCTGGGCTTCCGGTTCGCCGCGCTGCCCAACGAGGTGAAGGACCGCTACGTCCACGCTCGCAGCAGCTATTCGTTTGGGTGGAGCCACGGCAAGGAAGTGCTGAAGCCGGGCCAGTTCGACGAGTTCAAGGGCTCCTATTACAACAATCCCCAGTACGACTCGCCCCAGGTGGATGCGGCGCTGGTGGAGAAGTATCCGGAGAACTACCTGCCCAACGTGTGGCCGGACGCGGACTTCCCAGCGCTGCGCCCGGCCTTCCAGTCCCTGGGGCGGAAGATGGTGGAGGTGGGGTTGCTGGTGGCGTCGCAGTGCGACCGGTACGTGAAGTCGCGGCTGGGCGACAGGCTCTCGCCGGATGCCCAGTTGGAGCGGACCATCCGCGAGTCGCGCGCGTGCAAGGCCCGGCTGCTCTACTACTTCGCCATCAACGAGGACTCGACGCCGCGCACGCGCGATTCGTGGTGTGGCTGGCACAGCGACCATGGCTCGCTGACGGCGCTGTGCCCGGCGATGTACTTCGACGCGGAGCCGGGAGCGGCGGAGCCGGGGCGGCAGGACATCCCGGTGCCGGACCCGGAGGCGGGGCTCTACGTGCGCACGCGCGGCGGCGAGGAGCGTAAGGTCGTCGTCCCGAAGGACTGTCTGGCGTTCCAGATTGGCGAGAGCGCGCAAATCGTGACGGGGGGCCTGCTGCGGTCGACGCCTCACGCGGTGCAGGCGCTGGCGCACCCGGCGAGCCGCAACATCTCGCGCTCCACCTTCGCGGTCTTCATGCAGCCCGACAACGAGGAGCACCTGCGTCCCCCCGAGGGCACGAACCCCGAGGAGCTGCGTGTGGGCGCGTTCCAGCCGGGGATGACGTTTGGCGACTTCGCGCGTGCGACGTTCGCGAAGTTCTACAATCCCTACGCGTGA
- a CDS encoding amidohydrolase family protein produces the protein MCSTALLLWGLMSARASHAAEPSPLAVRAARLFDGRSAKPLTDAVVLVQGNRIQAVGSGLSIPKGARVLDLGDVTLLPGLIDTHSHLLTNLDAGKGGEALSLELYVARRSTAERALLGAKLGREVLESGITTVRDLGNSGVNGDVALRDAIQRGWVVGPRISACTRALAPHGGQFGRMQGQAQGLIEQEYVTVSGVEEARRAVRQAVYDGADCIKVIADNGHNVFSVEELKVIVEEAHRRNRPVAAHTTQDESIRAAVEAGVDSIEHAYSLPDEVLAPMARKRIFLVPTDGPLEECEAFGADARDEETRLAMKARCQRFVTKGHERLRRAVAAGVRVAAGSDVYVEMPGRTRGEATIRYLSAYAEAGLSPVEVLRAATANAAELLRMQDRIGALEAGKLADLVAVKGNPLKDIAALRQVRFVMKEGQVVVDARDAEGRAQAPAP, from the coding sequence ATGTGTTCGACGGCCCTGTTGCTCTGGGGCCTGATGTCCGCGCGCGCGAGCCACGCCGCGGAGCCCTCGCCGCTGGCGGTTCGCGCGGCGCGGCTGTTCGATGGCCGGAGCGCGAAGCCGCTGACGGACGCTGTGGTGCTGGTCCAGGGCAACCGCATCCAGGCGGTGGGCTCGGGGCTGTCCATTCCGAAGGGCGCGCGTGTCCTCGACCTGGGGGATGTCACGTTGCTGCCGGGGCTCATCGACACCCATTCGCACCTGCTCACGAACCTCGATGCGGGGAAGGGGGGCGAGGCGTTGAGCCTGGAGCTCTACGTGGCTCGGAGGAGCACGGCGGAGCGGGCGCTGCTGGGGGCGAAGCTGGGGCGCGAGGTGTTGGAGTCGGGCATCACCACGGTGCGGGACCTGGGCAACTCCGGCGTGAATGGGGATGTGGCGCTGCGCGATGCCATCCAACGCGGCTGGGTGGTGGGGCCTCGCATCTCCGCGTGCACTCGAGCGCTGGCGCCTCACGGAGGCCAGTTCGGGAGGATGCAGGGGCAGGCGCAGGGGCTCATCGAGCAGGAGTACGTCACGGTGTCCGGGGTGGAGGAGGCTCGGCGCGCCGTGCGGCAGGCCGTGTATGACGGGGCGGACTGCATCAAGGTCATCGCGGACAACGGCCACAACGTCTTCTCCGTGGAGGAGCTGAAGGTCATCGTCGAGGAGGCCCACCGGAGGAATCGCCCGGTGGCCGCGCACACGACCCAGGACGAGAGCATTCGCGCGGCCGTGGAGGCGGGGGTGGACTCCATCGAACATGCGTACTCGCTGCCCGATGAGGTGCTGGCGCCGATGGCGCGCAAGCGCATCTTCCTGGTGCCCACCGATGGCCCGCTGGAGGAGTGCGAGGCGTTCGGCGCGGACGCTCGCGATGAAGAGACACGGCTCGCGATGAAGGCGCGGTGTCAGAGGTTCGTGACGAAGGGACACGAGCGTCTCCGCCGGGCGGTGGCGGCGGGCGTGCGGGTGGCGGCGGGCTCGGATGTCTACGTCGAGATGCCCGGCCGGACACGAGGCGAGGCCACGATTCGTTATCTCAGTGCGTATGCCGAGGCGGGCCTGTCCCCCGTGGAGGTCCTGCGCGCGGCCACGGCGAACGCGGCGGAGTTGCTTCGCATGCAGGACCGGATTGGCGCGCTTGAAGCGGGGAAGCTCGCGGACCTGGTGGCCGTTAAAGGCAATCCCCTGAAGGACATCGCGGCGCTGCGGCAGGTGCGCTTCGTGATGAAGGAGGGCCAGGTGGTGGTGGATGCACGGGACGCGGAAGGACGGGCCCAAGCGCCAGCGCCCTGA
- the mltA gene encoding murein transglycosylase A, with product MRPGFLRRVWLVGLLLVGVSCARVPRPAVTRPQEALVSLQDDAKLVDDGSVASLRVALGESLVWLRTRPVDHRFVYGPREVTAGELVAALERLRARLTDDMSSQDVSKTVLEEFDLLESAGGEDGTVLFTGYYEPVLEASMARTDTYSIPVLSAPDDLIEVPLEPFAERFASEKVLGRLEGKRLVPYWNRSAIRGGKLSQRKLELAWVRDPVALFFMEVQGSGTLRLVDGSERRVGYAASNGRPYRSIGALLIQEGAIPKEQMSMQALRAWLAANPEQRDRVLDHNESYVFFRFLPGAAVGSLGREVTPGRSIATDARLFPKGGLAFIQTDHPVKMADGSVQWKPLARFMFNQDTGGAIRGAGRVDVFWGRGPEAELAAGMMKQKGRLFFLVPKQRAAVVAPP from the coding sequence ATGCGCCCTGGGTTCCTTCGACGCGTCTGGCTGGTGGGTCTTCTCCTCGTCGGTGTGTCCTGTGCGCGTGTTCCCCGGCCCGCGGTGACACGTCCCCAGGAGGCGCTGGTCTCGCTCCAGGACGACGCGAAGCTGGTGGATGACGGGAGCGTGGCGTCGCTGCGTGTGGCGCTCGGAGAGAGCCTCGTCTGGTTGCGGACGCGCCCGGTGGACCATCGCTTCGTCTATGGGCCTCGCGAGGTGACGGCGGGAGAGTTGGTGGCCGCGCTCGAGCGGCTGCGGGCTCGCCTCACCGATGACATGTCCTCGCAGGACGTGTCGAAGACGGTGCTGGAGGAGTTCGACCTGCTCGAGTCCGCTGGCGGCGAGGACGGCACCGTGCTCTTCACGGGCTACTACGAGCCCGTGCTCGAGGCGAGCATGGCTCGGACCGACACGTACTCCATCCCCGTGCTCTCCGCGCCCGATGACCTCATCGAGGTTCCGCTGGAGCCCTTCGCGGAGCGCTTCGCTTCGGAGAAAGTCTTGGGCCGGCTCGAGGGCAAGCGGCTGGTGCCTTACTGGAACCGGTCGGCGATTCGCGGCGGCAAGTTGAGCCAGCGCAAGTTGGAGCTCGCGTGGGTGAGGGACCCGGTGGCGCTGTTCTTCATGGAGGTGCAGGGCAGCGGCACGCTTCGGTTGGTGGACGGAAGCGAGCGGCGCGTGGGGTATGCCGCGTCGAACGGGCGCCCGTACCGCAGCATCGGCGCGTTGCTCATCCAGGAGGGCGCCATCCCGAAGGAGCAGATGTCCATGCAGGCGCTGCGAGCGTGGCTGGCGGCGAACCCGGAGCAGCGGGACCGGGTGCTCGACCACAACGAGTCCTATGTCTTCTTCCGCTTCCTGCCGGGCGCGGCCGTGGGCTCACTGGGCCGCGAGGTGACCCCGGGCCGCTCCATCGCCACGGACGCGCGACTGTTTCCCAAGGGAGGACTGGCCTTCATCCAGACGGACCATCCCGTGAAGATGGCGGATGGCTCCGTGCAGTGGAAGCCGCTGGCCCGCTTCATGTTCAACCAGGACACCGGAGGCGCCATCCGTGGCGCGGGCCGCGTGGATGTCTTCTGGGGACGTGGCCCCGAGGCCGAGCTCGCCGCCGGCATGATGAAGCAGAAGGGGCGGCTGTTCTTCCTCGTGCCCAAGCAGCGCGCCGCCGTCGTCGCGCCGCCGTGA
- a CDS encoding CDP-alcohol phosphatidyltransferase family protein, protein MRRQASLVLLNALSLSRLPMAVAFIVIPDAKVRAALVILAALSDFLDGWLARHKGLATRLGALIDPVADRAFMVTAILVCYLDGLITLPELLLLLVRDIGTAVGFIVTRLVPRLRRVELKARMLGKVVTTLQLVALLCVLLFPPAVRPLVALIAVLSLASVVDYSRAVLRARPKGRSVSRPTGTTGARGTPMPSARK, encoded by the coding sequence ATGCGCCGCCAGGCGAGCCTCGTGCTGCTCAATGCCCTGTCCCTGTCCCGCCTGCCCATGGCGGTGGCCTTCATCGTCATTCCCGACGCGAAGGTGCGCGCGGCGCTCGTCATCCTGGCGGCGCTCTCCGACTTCCTCGACGGGTGGCTCGCGCGGCACAAGGGCCTGGCCACACGGCTGGGCGCCCTCATCGACCCGGTGGCCGACCGCGCCTTCATGGTGACTGCCATCCTCGTCTGCTACCTCGACGGACTCATCACCCTGCCGGAGCTGCTGCTGTTGCTGGTGCGGGATATCGGCACCGCCGTGGGATTCATCGTCACCCGGCTGGTGCCTCGGCTGCGGCGGGTGGAGCTCAAGGCCCGGATGCTCGGCAAGGTCGTCACCACGCTGCAGTTGGTGGCCCTGCTGTGTGTGCTCTTGTTCCCCCCCGCGGTGCGCCCGCTCGTCGCGCTCATCGCGGTGCTGTCGCTCGCGTCGGTGGTGGACTACTCGCGCGCGGTGCTTCGGGCTCGCCCCAAGGGCCGGAGTGTCTCACGGCCCACGGGGACGACCGGGGCACGTGGTACACCCATGCCCTCGGCCCGGAAGTGA
- a CDS encoding DUF4846 domain-containing protein produces MTAPERLLLPSSLTRWSTRAALMVLLCPGLASAGTASLQVPGAARAAVESAAPASSETTQLRAPTRDELTRYAWLAKDAKVRPLELSIPAPEGYTRVAVEPGSFAEWLRGLPLRAAGTPVLHFRGGQVLPGDDARLAAVAELDIGTANLQQCADSVIRLHAEWLWSRQQREQIAYRFTSGHLASWPNYAAGDRARISGAKVTWVRSAAADSSRAAFRSYLDLVFTYAGTLSLATAKGRPTREDLRAGDFFVLGGSPGHAVLVLDVAADAGGRRVALLGQGFMPAQDFHVLSPGGALGPWFPLEGDAVATPFWKPFPWTSSRRFP; encoded by the coding sequence ATGACCGCGCCCGAACGCCTGCTCCTCCCGTCCTCACTCACGCGATGGTCCACCCGCGCCGCGCTGATGGTGCTGTTGTGTCCAGGACTCGCGAGCGCGGGCACGGCGAGCCTGCAGGTCCCTGGCGCGGCGCGCGCGGCCGTGGAGTCCGCGGCCCCCGCATCATCGGAGACCACGCAGCTCCGTGCCCCCACGCGCGACGAGCTGACGCGCTACGCCTGGTTGGCGAAGGACGCGAAGGTGCGTCCACTGGAGCTCTCCATCCCCGCGCCGGAGGGCTACACGCGCGTGGCGGTGGAGCCGGGCTCGTTCGCCGAGTGGCTGCGCGGTCTGCCCTTGCGCGCGGCGGGCACGCCCGTGCTGCACTTCCGCGGCGGCCAGGTGTTGCCCGGTGACGATGCGCGGCTGGCGGCGGTGGCGGAGCTGGACATCGGCACGGCCAACCTCCAGCAGTGCGCGGACTCCGTCATCCGCCTGCATGCGGAGTGGCTGTGGTCGCGCCAGCAGCGCGAGCAGATTGCCTATCGCTTCACGAGTGGCCACCTGGCGTCCTGGCCGAACTACGCGGCGGGAGACCGCGCGCGCATCTCCGGCGCGAAGGTGACGTGGGTGCGGAGCGCGGCGGCGGACAGCTCCAGGGCCGCGTTCCGTTCCTATCTGGATTTGGTCTTCACCTACGCGGGCACCCTGTCGCTGGCGACCGCCAAGGGCCGTCCCACGCGAGAGGACCTGCGTGCGGGAGACTTCTTCGTGCTGGGCGGAAGCCCGGGGCACGCGGTGCTGGTGCTGGACGTGGCCGCCGACGCGGGGGGCCGCCGCGTGGCGCTCTTGGGGCAGGGCTTCATGCCCGCCCAGGACTTCCATGTCCTGTCCCCGGGAGGAGCGCTGGGGCCTTGGTTCCCGCTCGAGGGCGACGCGGTGGCCACGCCTTTCTGGAAGCCCTTCCCATGGACGTCGTCGCGGCGCTTCCCGTGA
- a CDS encoding fatty acid desaturase family protein yields the protein MYAQVVDEADVQTARRVDRQALAKLTRDMSQVNNLKALLALATQWLVIGAAFAAVVVIDRWWVWPIAAVLIATRQHAMLALMHEAAHYHFLSNRKVGDVVADMLCAFPLNMTTAGYRHQHMEHHRYVNTDKDPYWANQQVDTSWHFPRTPLRAAAVFMGDALGIYTPNHLKVVLPWTYWGRLLGGAQPKISLGEHLRYALYVVALLSVLVTTGAWLHWLLLWVLPTTTMMMAFFRMRALGEHPIDIEPKGDETRETRDVKGTFLENFFVAPLNCNYHLTHHAFPSVPFYNLPVMHEELDKAGLLEDGVNRFDTYLGKSNSLINYLTRKPEAAAEALPAAAAPQPQRVQLPLHS from the coding sequence ATGTACGCCCAAGTCGTTGACGAGGCGGATGTGCAGACAGCGCGACGCGTCGACCGACAAGCGCTCGCCAAGCTCACCCGGGACATGTCCCAGGTGAACAATCTCAAGGCCCTGTTGGCCCTGGCCACTCAATGGCTGGTCATCGGAGCGGCCTTCGCCGCGGTGGTGGTGATTGACCGCTGGTGGGTGTGGCCCATCGCCGCGGTCCTCATCGCCACGCGCCAGCACGCGATGCTGGCGCTGATGCACGAGGCCGCGCACTACCACTTCCTGTCGAACCGCAAGGTGGGCGATGTGGTGGCCGACATGCTGTGTGCCTTCCCGCTGAACATGACCACGGCGGGCTACCGGCACCAGCACATGGAGCACCACCGCTACGTCAACACGGACAAGGACCCGTACTGGGCCAATCAACAGGTGGACACGTCCTGGCACTTTCCGCGCACGCCCCTGCGGGCCGCGGCGGTGTTCATGGGCGACGCGCTGGGCATCTACACGCCCAACCACCTGAAGGTGGTGCTGCCCTGGACGTACTGGGGCCGGCTGCTGGGCGGCGCGCAGCCGAAGATTTCCCTGGGTGAGCACCTGCGTTACGCGCTCTATGTCGTCGCGTTGCTCTCCGTGCTGGTGACGACGGGCGCGTGGCTGCACTGGCTGCTGTTGTGGGTGCTGCCCACGACGACGATGATGATGGCCTTCTTCCGGATGCGTGCGCTGGGCGAGCACCCCATCGACATCGAGCCGAAGGGCGACGAGACGCGCGAGACGCGCGACGTGAAGGGCACCTTCCTGGAGAACTTCTTCGTGGCGCCCCTCAACTGCAACTACCACCTCACGCACCACGCCTTCCCGTCCGTGCCCTTCTACAACCTGCCCGTCATGCATGAGGAGCTCGACAAGGCGGGCCTGCTCGAGGACGGGGTGAACCGCTTCGACACGTACCTGGGCAAGAGCAACAGCCTCATCAACTACCTCACGCGCAAGCCCGAGGCCGCCGCTGAAGCCCTGCCCGCCGCCGCCGCGCCCCAGCCTCAGCGCGTCCAGCTGCCCCTGCATTCATAG
- a CDS encoding STAS/SEC14 domain-containing protein gives MQQQEWKFGTHQIHHEPPDVLVASFSGMLNLEDMKRAVEIYGMAAQSGPYYLIANIGSSQLQAEARRYLSDNSRAEWFKGCVYVGADMVQQTFGKVISLGMFLTGKTEFRTEFVKTMAEAYTWVAQQRGANLRKSG, from the coding sequence ATGCAGCAACAGGAATGGAAGTTCGGGACGCACCAGATTCATCACGAGCCGCCTGACGTCCTGGTGGCCTCGTTCAGCGGCATGCTGAATCTGGAGGACATGAAGCGCGCCGTGGAGATTTACGGGATGGCCGCCCAGAGTGGGCCCTACTACTTGATTGCGAATATCGGCAGCTCGCAGCTCCAGGCGGAGGCGCGCCGGTACCTGTCAGACAACAGCCGCGCGGAGTGGTTCAAGGGCTGCGTCTACGTGGGCGCGGACATGGTGCAGCAGACCTTCGGCAAGGTCATCTCGCTGGGCATGTTCCTCACCGGCAAGACGGAGTTCCGCACCGAGTTCGTGAAGACGATGGCGGAAGCGTACACCTGGGTCGCCCAGCAACGCGGCGCCAACCTGCGCAAGAGCGGCTGA
- a CDS encoding STAS/SEC14 domain-containing protein: MAEKPREWTFGTHRVRIEPPDIAVATFIGTITMDEVKRTCEIYKEVFTLVGPYYIVAEIGRAQLDATGRRYLSENNRSEWFKGCVYVGADIVQQTFGKAISLAMLFTGKSSFETTFVKTLEDANAWVQQNRARSQRKAG, encoded by the coding sequence ATGGCGGAGAAACCTCGGGAGTGGACGTTCGGCACGCATCGGGTTCGCATCGAGCCTCCCGACATCGCGGTGGCAACCTTCATCGGCACCATCACGATGGATGAGGTGAAGCGCACCTGCGAAATCTACAAAGAGGTCTTCACCCTCGTCGGCCCCTACTACATCGTCGCGGAGATTGGCCGCGCCCAACTCGACGCCACCGGCCGCCGCTACCTCTCCGAGAACAACCGCAGCGAGTGGTTCAAGGGCTGCGTCTACGTGGGCGCCGACATCGTCCAGCAGACCTTCGGCAAGGCCATCTCCCTCGCCATGCTCTTCACCGGTAAGAGCAGCTTCGAGACCACCTTCGTCAAGACGCTCGAGGACGCCAACGCGTGGGTCCAGCAGAACCGCGCGCGCAGCCAGCGCAAGGCAGGTTGA
- a CDS encoding ABC transporter substrate-binding protein, producing MVRTLVCTFAMGLAALLAQGCQRSPESGRGDEGVTRLVLKYQPLWGPPEPFRELLARFERENPGVTLVTEALPNSSDLAHQFFLTALGGGAGDFDVLIADVVWVPEFARAGWIADLSEAFPPERVRAEFLPGPVEAAVLAGRTYAVPWYLDVGVLYYRKDLVPRAPRTYAELERYAMDAKARVPGLQGFVWQGRQYEGLSCNVYEALWGHGGRALGDGGRVLLDTEAGREALAYLRGLLTRGVSPETVMAFGEEESRRVFQEGRAAFMRNWPYAWSEAQKEGSPIRGKVGMAPLPTVSGEPGFGALGGYQLAVNANVSPERRRLAAKLIAHLTSHEANLVLAVHYARNPPRKAVYDDPRLKEQAPFIASLREMAERARSRPATPYYNLISDVLQSEFSAAVAGLRTPEDALQRAQRQVDHLTGEDR from the coding sequence ATGGTCCGGACGCTCGTGTGCACTTTCGCGATGGGGTTGGCGGCGTTGCTGGCGCAGGGCTGCCAGCGCTCGCCGGAGAGCGGTCGAGGTGACGAGGGCGTGACGCGGCTGGTGTTGAAGTACCAGCCGCTGTGGGGGCCTCCAGAGCCCTTCCGTGAGCTCCTGGCGCGCTTCGAGCGGGAGAACCCCGGGGTGACGCTCGTCACCGAGGCGCTGCCGAACTCCTCGGACCTGGCGCACCAGTTCTTCCTCACGGCGTTGGGAGGAGGCGCGGGGGACTTCGACGTGCTCATCGCGGACGTGGTGTGGGTGCCGGAGTTCGCGCGCGCGGGGTGGATTGCGGACCTGTCCGAGGCGTTTCCGCCCGAGCGGGTGCGAGCGGAGTTCCTGCCGGGGCCGGTGGAGGCCGCGGTGTTGGCGGGCCGGACGTACGCGGTGCCGTGGTACCTGGACGTGGGGGTGCTGTACTACCGGAAGGATTTGGTGCCTCGGGCGCCGCGCACGTACGCGGAGCTGGAGCGCTACGCGATGGATGCGAAGGCGCGTGTGCCGGGGTTGCAGGGCTTTGTGTGGCAGGGGCGGCAATATGAGGGGCTGAGCTGCAATGTCTATGAAGCGCTGTGGGGGCACGGTGGGCGGGCGCTGGGGGACGGTGGGCGTGTGTTGCTGGACACGGAGGCGGGGCGCGAGGCGTTGGCGTATCTGCGCGGATTGCTGACGAGGGGTGTGTCGCCCGAGACGGTGATGGCGTTCGGCGAGGAGGAGTCCCGGCGCGTGTTTCAAGAGGGCAGGGCGGCGTTCATGCGCAACTGGCCCTATGCGTGGAGCGAGGCGCAGAAGGAGGGCTCTCCGATTCGAGGCAAGGTGGGGATGGCGCCGTTGCCGACGGTGAGTGGTGAGCCTGGGTTTGGAGCGCTGGGGGGATATCAGCTCGCGGTGAACGCGAATGTGTCACCGGAGCGCAGAAGGCTCGCGGCGAAGCTCATCGCGCATCTGACGTCGCACGAGGCGAACCTGGTGTTGGCGGTGCATTACGCGCGCAATCCTCCCAGGAAGGCTGTCTATGACGACCCGAGATTGAAGGAGCAGGCGCCGTTCATCGCGAGCCTGCGCGAGATGGCGGAGCGGGCGCGCTCCAGGCCGGCGACGCCCTACTACAACCTCATCTCGGATGTGTTGCAGAGCGAGTTCTCGGCGGCGGTGGCGGGGCTGCGCACGCCCGAGGATGCGCTCCAGCGGGCCCAGCGGCAGGTGGACCACCTCACGGGGGAGGACCGATGA
- a CDS encoding sugar ABC transporter permease, with protein sequence MRPLEERGEARDGAARVVAVEPVRKRGGRGSLERERRQAYWLVAPAVLVLAGVALYPILAAMWLSLHRFILVFGEKRFVGLGNYAYLLGDARFWSALGNTAYFTAVAVSVELLLAVPLALLLQRAFPGRGLLRAAVLVPWAIPTVVSARLWAWMFNPDYGLINRLLLGADINWLGAPGYALHAAILVDVWKTTPFVALLVLAGLQGIPEDLYRAARVDGASAWRTFRSITLPLLKPALLLALLFRSLDAFRVFDAIYVLTEGGPANTTETLSIYAYKTLMRSGDFGYGSALSVATFVCVVVLAAVWLRWLGREEVAR encoded by the coding sequence ATGAGGCCCTTGGAGGAGCGGGGTGAGGCTCGAGATGGGGCGGCTCGTGTGGTGGCGGTGGAGCCGGTGAGGAAGCGAGGCGGGCGAGGGTCGTTGGAGCGGGAGCGCAGACAGGCGTACTGGCTGGTGGCTCCGGCGGTGTTGGTGTTGGCGGGGGTGGCGCTGTATCCGATTCTCGCGGCGATGTGGCTGAGCCTGCATCGCTTCATCCTGGTGTTTGGGGAGAAGCGCTTCGTGGGGTTGGGGAACTACGCGTACCTCTTGGGGGATGCGCGGTTCTGGTCGGCGCTGGGGAACACGGCGTACTTCACTGCGGTGGCGGTGTCGGTGGAGTTGTTGCTCGCGGTGCCGCTGGCGTTGCTGCTTCAGCGGGCGTTTCCGGGGCGCGGGTTGTTGCGCGCGGCGGTGTTGGTGCCGTGGGCGATTCCCACCGTGGTCAGCGCGCGGCTGTGGGCGTGGATGTTCAATCCGGATTACGGGCTCATCAACCGGCTGTTGTTGGGGGCGGATATCAACTGGCTGGGGGCGCCGGGGTATGCGTTGCACGCGGCCATCCTGGTGGACGTGTGGAAGACGACGCCCTTCGTCGCGCTGTTGGTGCTGGCGGGGCTGCAAGGGATTCCCGAGGACCTCTACCGGGCGGCGCGGGTGGATGGGGCTTCGGCGTGGCGGACGTTCCGCTCCATCACGTTGCCGTTGCTCAAGCCGGCGCTGTTGCTGGCGTTGCTGTTCCGTTCGCTGGATGCGTTCCGGGTGTTCGACGCCATCTACGTGCTGACGGAGGGCGGGCCGGCGAACACGACGGAGACCTTGAGCATCTACGCGTACAAGACGCTGATGCGCTCGGGGGACTTCGGGTACGGGAGCGCGTTGTCGGTGGCCACGTTTGTCTGTGTGGTGGTGCTGGCTGCGGTGTGGCTGCGGTGGTTGGGGCGAGAGGAGGTGGCGCGATGA
- a CDS encoding carbohydrate ABC transporter permease — protein sequence MKPRVGVGTALAVVAFLTFFLGPFLWQVLTSLWPDGELTRPWPSHLTLESYTSVLWGRPFLRVVLNSLVVAALTTGFCLVVGSAAAFALAKLEFRGKGVLLSAALAVSMFPPIATVSPLYLILRAVGLRDSLVGLALPYTTFALPLTLWVLTSFFKQLPDELYRAARVDGCTPFQAFRRVLLPLAAPGLATTAILVFIFSWNEFLYALTFLTTPEKRTVPVAISLFASEHREPWGEIAAASVVATLPLVVLTVLFQRRIVSGLTAGAVKE from the coding sequence ATGAAGCCGCGTGTGGGAGTGGGGACGGCGCTGGCGGTGGTGGCGTTCCTGACGTTCTTCCTGGGGCCGTTCCTCTGGCAGGTGCTGACGAGCCTGTGGCCGGATGGGGAGCTGACCCGGCCGTGGCCGTCGCACCTGACGTTGGAGAGCTACACGAGTGTGTTGTGGGGGCGGCCCTTCCTGAGAGTGGTGTTGAACTCGCTGGTGGTGGCGGCGCTGACGACGGGGTTCTGCCTGGTGGTGGGGTCGGCGGCGGCGTTCGCGTTGGCGAAGCTGGAGTTTCGAGGCAAGGGGGTGTTGTTGAGCGCGGCGTTGGCGGTGAGCATGTTCCCGCCGATTGCGACGGTGAGCCCGCTGTATCTCATCCTGCGCGCGGTGGGGTTGAGGGACTCGTTGGTGGGGTTGGCGTTGCCGTATACGACGTTCGCGCTGCCGTTGACGTTGTGGGTGCTGACGTCGTTCTTCAAGCAGCTCCCGGATGAGTTGTACCGCGCGGCGCGAGTGGATGGGTGTACGCCGTTCCAGGCGTTCCGGCGGGTGCTGTTGCCCCTGGCGGCGCCGGGGTTGGCGACGACGGCGATTCTGGTGTTCATCTTCTCGTGGAACGAGTTCCTGTATGCGTTGACGTTCCTGACGACGCCGGAGAAGCGCACGGTGCCGGTGGCCATCAGCCTGTTCGCGAGCGAGCACCGGGAGCCCTGGGGAGAGATTGCCGCGGCCTCCGTGGTGGCCACGCTGCCCCTGGTGGTCCTGACTGTGCTGTTCCAGCGGAGAATTGTGTCTGGACTCACCGCGGGGGCGGTGAAGGAGTAG